A window from Vulcanimicrobium alpinum encodes these proteins:
- a CDS encoding malonyl-CoA decarboxylase has protein sequence MRGIARPDLVEAVMTDESAAVADAVESTALVRTIASIRERWRAIAESAHGAFVRGQSTELSRREADRVRDEFAACIAGRGGDVSSRGRAAALGQLYLGLGDPGRTAFLRILAEYQPDGRAVAELAKMPSEERAGAREHRLRDLRAALEPPAQRVFRQFNSLPAGIKFLVDLRADLLRFRETDHALARLERDLHELLASWFDIGFLTLQRITWDAPASLLERLAGYEAVHEVRNWRDLKNRLDTDRRCYAFFHPLMPDEPLIFIEIALVSNVSESIAPLLDTAAPLENPREATTAIFYSISNCQRGLAGISFGNALIKRVVRDLAREFPQLRTFSTLSPIPGFLPWLSARERPDAPLAVALARRGWYRDASIVAAVREPLLRLCAHYLVEERRQDGTVRDPVAHFHLSNGARIERINWLGDCSAKGLRDSAGMMVNYLYRPEQIDDNHEAYTTSGKIAHSPAVATLLR, from the coding sequence ATGCGGGGAATCGCTCGTCCCGACCTTGTAGAGGCCGTGATGACCGACGAGAGCGCCGCCGTCGCGGATGCGGTGGAGTCGACGGCGCTGGTCCGCACGATCGCGTCGATCCGCGAGCGTTGGCGGGCGATCGCCGAATCCGCGCACGGCGCGTTCGTGCGCGGCCAGAGCACCGAACTCTCCCGCCGCGAGGCCGACCGGGTGCGTGACGAGTTCGCGGCCTGCATCGCCGGCCGCGGCGGCGACGTCTCCTCGCGCGGGCGCGCGGCGGCCTTGGGCCAACTCTACCTCGGGCTCGGCGATCCGGGCCGCACGGCGTTCCTGCGCATCCTCGCCGAGTATCAGCCCGACGGCCGCGCCGTCGCCGAGCTGGCGAAGATGCCGTCCGAGGAACGGGCCGGCGCGCGCGAGCACCGCCTGCGCGACCTTCGGGCGGCGCTCGAACCTCCCGCGCAGCGCGTCTTCCGCCAGTTCAACAGCCTGCCGGCCGGGATCAAGTTCCTCGTCGACCTGCGCGCCGATCTGCTGCGCTTCCGCGAAACCGACCACGCGCTCGCGCGGCTCGAACGCGATCTGCACGAACTGCTGGCATCGTGGTTCGACATCGGGTTTTTGACGCTGCAGCGGATCACGTGGGATGCGCCCGCGTCGCTGCTGGAGCGGCTGGCGGGATACGAAGCGGTGCACGAAGTCCGCAACTGGCGCGATTTGAAGAATCGGCTCGACACCGATCGCCGCTGCTATGCGTTCTTCCACCCGCTGATGCCCGACGAACCGCTGATCTTCATCGAGATCGCGCTCGTTTCGAACGTCTCCGAATCGATCGCGCCGCTGCTCGACACGGCGGCGCCGCTGGAGAATCCGCGCGAAGCGACGACCGCGATCTTCTACTCGATCTCGAACTGTCAGCGCGGTCTTGCCGGGATCAGCTTCGGCAACGCGCTGATCAAGCGCGTCGTGCGCGATCTCGCGCGCGAGTTTCCGCAGCTGCGCACGTTTTCGACGCTCTCGCCGATCCCGGGCTTTCTGCCGTGGCTCTCCGCGCGCGAACGACCCGATGCGCCGCTCGCCGTTGCGCTCGCGCGGCGCGGCTGGTACCGTGACGCGAGCATCGTTGCGGCGGTGCGCGAACCGCTGCTGCGCTTGTGCGCGCACTACCTCGTCGAGGAACGGCGGCAGGACGGGACGGTGCGCGATCCCGTCGCGCACTTCCATCTGAGCAACGGCGCGCGGATCGAGCGCATCAACTGGCTCGGCGACTGCTCCGCCAAGGGTTTGCGCGACTCGGCCGGGATGATGGTCAATTACCTCTACCGTCCCGAGCAGATCGACGACAATCACGAAGCGTACACGACCAGCGGCAAGATCGCGCACTCGCCGGCCGTGGCGACGCTGCTGCGCTAG
- a CDS encoding molybdopterin-dependent oxidoreductase, which yields MCESRRAFLASASAAVLSAFAAPASAQTVVPGVFANGDRPLVAFPQKRPLMVLTPRPPQLETPFAVFDDGVFTPNDAFFVRWHLANIPTSIDGAAHRIAVGGAVAKTLSLSVADLRRMPAVQIAAVNQCSGNSRGFFDPRPAGGQWQNGAMGNALWTGVRLREILDRAGLKPGAKQVQFNGLDEPTIAATRDFKKSLDVDVARGDDVIVAYEMNGAPLPVLNGFPVRLVVPGWYSTYWVKMLSEITAIDHVDDQFWMKTAYRIPDTPRHSVAPSDKDYPTIPINRMAVRSFVTNIASGQTIKAGSVTVRGIAFDGGSGIKSVEFSPDGGTTWTPARLERDYGRYSFRRWTADATLRPGAATLACRAVANDGATQTTAPIWNPGGYMRNVIEQYKVTVA from the coding sequence ATGTGCGAATCTCGTCGCGCCTTTCTCGCTTCGGCGTCGGCGGCGGTGCTGAGCGCGTTCGCCGCGCCGGCATCGGCGCAGACGGTCGTTCCGGGCGTGTTCGCCAACGGCGACCGGCCGCTAGTCGCGTTTCCGCAGAAGCGGCCGCTGATGGTGCTGACGCCGCGGCCGCCGCAGTTGGAGACGCCGTTCGCGGTGTTCGACGACGGCGTCTTCACGCCCAACGACGCGTTCTTCGTACGCTGGCATCTCGCGAACATCCCCACGTCGATCGACGGCGCCGCGCACCGCATCGCGGTCGGCGGCGCGGTCGCCAAGACGCTCTCGCTCTCGGTCGCCGACCTGCGGCGCATGCCGGCCGTGCAGATCGCGGCAGTGAACCAGTGCTCCGGGAACAGCCGCGGGTTCTTCGATCCGCGTCCGGCCGGCGGTCAGTGGCAGAACGGCGCGATGGGCAACGCGCTGTGGACCGGCGTGCGGCTGCGCGAGATCCTCGACCGCGCCGGGCTGAAGCCCGGCGCAAAGCAAGTCCAATTCAACGGGCTCGACGAACCCACGATCGCCGCGACGCGCGACTTCAAGAAATCGCTCGATGTCGACGTCGCGCGCGGCGACGACGTCATCGTCGCCTACGAGATGAACGGCGCGCCGCTGCCGGTGCTCAACGGCTTCCCGGTCCGTCTGGTCGTGCCCGGCTGGTACTCGACGTATTGGGTGAAGATGCTCAGCGAGATCACGGCGATCGACCACGTCGACGATCAGTTTTGGATGAAGACCGCGTATCGAATCCCCGATACGCCGCGGCACAGCGTCGCGCCGTCCGACAAAGACTATCCGACGATCCCGATCAATCGGATGGCCGTGCGTTCGTTCGTCACCAACATCGCGAGCGGACAAACGATCAAAGCGGGAAGCGTCACGGTCCGCGGGATCGCGTTCGACGGCGGCAGCGGGATCAAGTCGGTGGAGTTCTCGCCGGACGGCGGCACGACGTGGACGCCGGCGAGGCTCGAGCGCGACTACGGAAGGTACTCGTTCCGCCGCTGGACGGCCGATGCGACGCTGCGCCCGGGCGCCGCGACGCTCGCATGCCGCGCGGTCGCCAACGACGGCGCAACGCAGACGACGGCGCCGATCTGGAATCCCGGAGGCTACATGCGCAACGTCATCGAGCAGTACAAGGTCACCGTCGCATGA